A region from the Deltaproteobacteria bacterium genome encodes:
- a CDS encoding response regulator: MVICMSITLSPKRCAAAPHGNASGAHRRPRRRPARRRKRGAAAPPNRGAGWRRGPASGWCPGRIHCRTRARGALSGKPWRMRASGSGAIRRRAPATPSPLGQRGGREAVRQIPTCARSVSCHRDGERAYNGRLVAKRILIVEDDETNATIINDYLAAHGYDTRIARDGVEGIQLFREHRPDLVLVDVLLPRKNGFDLCFDLRAEADTPILLMSAVGREVYAEAAARADRLAEGYLRKPFALATVLERVTELVGPA, translated from the coding sequence ATGGTGATCTGCATGTCGATTACGCTATCACCGAAACGGTGCGCCGCCGCGCCGCACGGCAACGCGTCCGGCGCGCACCGGCGACCCCGCCGGCGACCGGCGCGCCGCCGAAAAAGAGGGGCCGCGGCGCCGCCGAATCGGGGGGCAGGCTGGCGCCGCGGCCCTGCTTCCGGTTGGTGTCCCGGTCGAATTCACTGTAGGACGCGCGCACGCGGGGCGCTATCGGGCAAACCCTGGCGAATGCGCGCATCCGGGTCGGGAGCGATCCGGCGCCGAGCGCCCGCGACACCGTCGCCGCTCGGGCAGCGAGGCGGCCGCGAGGCGGTGCGACAGATCCCGACATGTGCGCGGTCGGTTTCGTGCCACCGTGACGGCGAACGGGCCTACAATGGAAGATTGGTGGCCAAACGCATCCTCATCGTCGAAGACGACGAGACCAACGCGACGATCATCAACGACTATCTGGCGGCGCACGGCTACGACACGCGGATCGCTCGCGACGGCGTCGAGGGCATTCAGCTGTTTCGCGAGCACCGGCCCGATCTGGTCCTCGTGGACGTACTGCTGCCGCGCAAAAACGGCTTCGACCTGTGTTTCGATCTGCGCGCCGAAGCGGACACTCCGATTTTGTTGATGAGCGCCGTCGGCCGCGAAGTGTATGCGGAGGCGGCCGCCCGCGCCGACCGACTGGCGGAAGGCTACCTGCGCAAGCCGTTCGCGCTCGCCACGGTCCTCGAGCGCGTGACCGAACTCGTCGGCCCGGCCTGA
- a CDS encoding carboxypeptidase regulatory-like domain-containing protein: protein MQITIDSRARALAAALVALLAPCGCGDGDAAAPDAGPSCDLSLDFERGDDGHPDPLGAGPGEARAGRLRADQLPPSPTGLAMWSPGDFVLANDRVALVIEDVGPSDGYDPWGGRPVGAARVAGGALVDPMEFGEFFVLTNRDAVVTQSVSVVADGSDGGPAVVRVDGFLSPLPFFEWIVGGLFRDTYPDVRTAIEYVLEPDSDTVDIYVVHRSPRQVPAEVHTILHGFMYAARTPAFSPGVGFDTDGEPADYLAFIDDDATSFAYWRADGALRPGVSQSGFTSKFSAGFTIEPCAETRRHHARVTIGGPGVDGIVAAMARATGAAVRELSGTVREADGAPAAGVRVHAESAAGDYLTRARTGADGRYTLHVPVDAAVQLTAYRRGDEVVGPVAVAAGEPGPDLTLAPAGWVHVEAVDADTGEALPARIQLLPVDRDVPSVPARFGEPMPGPGRLHVEFPIDGVAVLRAPVGAWDVVVSRGYEYEIVRQRVTVDAGATVEVTAPLAHVVDTTGVMCADFHIHTHRSADSGDDARMKVRSAIADGLELPVRSDHEYAQGFQPEIEDLGVERWAYGVPSVELTTMEFYGHFGVLPAMPDPTDVNGGAPRWQRYPTAEAPDTPFESLMPKELFAQVRARPEAPVIIINHPRGGANYFDFVDYDPTTGMVGFPEFWDEEFVLVEVFNDASWTQRLDREVRDWLGLLDSGRRVFAVGSSDSHGVSRSPVGYPRTCLRLGTDDPRELDWEIVRDTTAAGAATISGGIYVDAAVGSVGPGGDADGLGERADVHVRVQAASWVDVDAVDVVVDGAIVATLPIAPADADPDNPAVRFERDVSVDVAPGGSYVIVAAYGDAPLEPVHPGRLPFGVTNPIFLHR, encoded by the coding sequence ATGCAGATCACCATCGACAGTCGCGCGCGTGCCCTCGCCGCCGCGCTAGTCGCGCTGCTCGCGCCGTGCGGCTGCGGCGACGGCGATGCGGCGGCGCCGGACGCCGGGCCATCCTGCGATCTGTCGCTCGACTTCGAGCGGGGCGACGACGGCCACCCCGATCCACTCGGCGCTGGCCCCGGCGAGGCGCGCGCGGGACGGTTGCGCGCCGATCAGTTGCCTCCGTCGCCCACCGGCCTCGCCATGTGGTCGCCCGGCGACTTCGTGCTCGCCAACGACCGCGTTGCGCTGGTCATCGAGGACGTCGGGCCGTCCGACGGCTACGACCCGTGGGGCGGGCGGCCGGTCGGCGCCGCCCGCGTCGCCGGCGGCGCGCTCGTCGATCCGATGGAGTTCGGCGAGTTCTTCGTGCTCACCAACCGCGACGCGGTGGTCACCCAGTCGGTGTCCGTCGTCGCCGACGGCTCCGACGGCGGCCCGGCGGTCGTGCGCGTCGACGGGTTCTTGTCGCCGCTGCCGTTTTTCGAGTGGATCGTCGGCGGGCTGTTTCGCGACACCTACCCCGACGTGCGAACCGCCATCGAGTACGTCCTCGAGCCCGACTCCGACACGGTCGACATCTACGTGGTCCACCGCTCGCCGCGCCAGGTGCCCGCCGAGGTCCACACGATCCTGCACGGCTTCATGTACGCCGCGCGCACTCCGGCGTTTTCACCCGGGGTGGGGTTCGACACCGACGGCGAGCCGGCCGACTACCTCGCCTTCATCGACGACGACGCGACGAGCTTCGCCTACTGGCGCGCCGACGGCGCGCTGCGTCCCGGCGTGAGCCAGTCGGGCTTCACGTCGAAGTTCTCGGCGGGGTTCACCATCGAGCCGTGCGCCGAGACCCGCCGCCACCACGCGCGCGTGACCATCGGCGGCCCGGGCGTCGACGGCATCGTCGCTGCCATGGCGCGCGCCACCGGCGCCGCCGTGCGCGAACTGTCCGGCACGGTGCGCGAGGCGGACGGCGCGCCCGCGGCCGGCGTGCGCGTGCACGCCGAGTCCGCCGCCGGCGACTACCTCACCCGCGCGCGCACCGGCGCGGACGGGCGCTACACGCTGCACGTCCCGGTCGACGCGGCCGTGCAACTCACTGCCTACCGGCGAGGCGACGAGGTCGTCGGTCCCGTGGCGGTCGCCGCCGGCGAGCCGGGGCCCGACCTCACGCTCGCTCCGGCGGGATGGGTACACGTGGAGGCGGTCGATGCGGACACGGGCGAGGCGCTGCCCGCGCGCATTCAGTTGTTGCCGGTCGACCGCGACGTACCGTCGGTGCCGGCGCGGTTCGGCGAGCCGATGCCGGGGCCCGGGCGGCTGCACGTCGAGTTCCCGATCGACGGTGTCGCGGTATTGCGCGCGCCCGTGGGCGCATGGGACGTCGTCGTGTCGCGCGGCTACGAGTACGAGATCGTGCGCCAACGCGTCACCGTCGACGCCGGCGCGACGGTCGAGGTGACGGCGCCGCTGGCGCACGTCGTCGACACGACCGGCGTGATGTGCGCCGACTTCCACATCCACACCCACCGGTCGGCGGACTCGGGAGACGACGCGCGTATGAAGGTGCGCAGTGCCATCGCGGACGGGCTCGAACTGCCGGTGCGCTCCGACCACGAGTACGCGCAGGGGTTCCAGCCGGAGATCGAAGACCTCGGCGTCGAACGGTGGGCGTATGGCGTGCCGTCGGTCGAACTCACGACGATGGAGTTTTACGGGCACTTCGGCGTGTTGCCGGCGATGCCCGATCCGACCGATGTCAACGGCGGCGCGCCCCGCTGGCAGCGCTACCCGACGGCCGAGGCGCCCGACACGCCGTTCGAGTCGCTGATGCCCAAGGAACTGTTCGCGCAGGTGCGGGCGCGGCCAGAAGCGCCGGTCATCATCATCAACCACCCGCGCGGCGGCGCGAACTACTTCGACTTCGTCGACTACGACCCGACCACGGGGATGGTCGGCTTCCCGGAGTTCTGGGACGAGGAGTTCGTGCTCGTCGAGGTGTTCAACGACGCGTCGTGGACGCAGCGGCTCGACCGCGAGGTGCGCGACTGGCTCGGCCTGCTCGACTCCGGCCGGCGCGTGTTCGCGGTCGGGTCGTCGGACTCGCACGGCGTGAGCCGGTCGCCCGTCGGCTATCCGCGGACGTGCCTGCGGCTCGGCACCGACGATCCGCGCGAACTCGACTGGGAGATCGTTCGCGACACGACCGCCGCCGGCGCCGCGACGATCAGCGGCGGGATCTACGTCGACGCGGCGGTCGGCTCGGTCGGTCCGGGCGGAGACGCCGACGGGCTCGGCGAGCGCGCCGACGTCCACGTCCGCGTGCAGGCCGCGAGCTGGGTGGACGTGGACGCCGTCGACGTCGTCGTGGACGGGGCCATCGTTGCGACGCTGCCGATCGCGCCCGCCGATGCCGACCCGGACAACCCCGCGGTCCGCTTCGAGCGCGACGTGTCGGTCGACGTGGCGCCCGGCGGCAGCTACGTAATCGTCGCGGCCTACGGCGACGCGCCGCTCGAGCCCGTGCATCCCGGCCGGCTGCCGTTCGGCGTCACCAACCCGATCTTCCTGCACCGCTGA